From Anopheles arabiensis isolate DONGOLA chromosome 3, AaraD3, whole genome shotgun sequence, a single genomic window includes:
- the LOC120899772 gene encoding maternal B9.10 protein-like, with protein MRIEVNSAADFLMNLLRVRKANQLSESQLQHFKGSLEQILTRHFQCHWYPDVPTKGSGFRCLRINGKMDPIIEKAGHAVGLNTVVLRKLLPLELTIWIDPDEVSYRIGENGTICVLYDTAQSRASPSSDLDSTGSSSGMACDEFIMERVGRLDLSVSSVDSGNGSGGGGAMMVDYHLEQHSVSTKSHQQQHQHQHHNKYNHNNNQSNNNHHQQHHYAKQRHSNSMSSSSSGQTSPPLSPPYGAAAGGFLNHQQNLARYQQQQHPHGPHQQQQQHGGNNFYPSQPQQYFPWDNQFVNNKVRTQC; from the coding sequence ATGAGGATAGAGGTGAATTCGGCCGCCGACTTTCTGATGAACCTGCTGCGGGTTCGGAAGGCGAACCAGCTGTCGGAGAGCCAGCTGCAGCACTTCAAGGGCTCGCTGGAACAGATACTGACGCGCCATTTCCAGTGCCACTGGTACCCGGACGTGCCGACCAAGGGTTCCGGCTTCCGCTGTCTGCGGATCAACGGCAAGATGGATCCGATCATCGAGAAGGCGGGCCACGCGGTCGGGCTGAACACGGTCGTGCTGCGGAAGCTGCTCCCGCTGGAGCTGACGATCTGGATCGATCCGGACGAGGTGTCGTACCGGATCGGGGAGAACGGGACGATCTGCGTGCTGTACGATACGGCCCAGAGCCGGGCCAGCCCCTCGTCCGACCTGGACTCGACCGGCAGCAGTAGCGGGATGGCGTGCGACGAGTTCATCATGGAGCGGGTCGGCCGGCTCGACCTGTCCGTGTCGTCGGTGGACAGCGGCAACGgtagcggtggcggcggtgccATGATGGTCGACTACCACCTGGAGCAGCACAGCGTCAGCACCAAgtcgcaccagcagcagcaccagcaccagcaccacaaCAAGTacaatcacaacaacaaccaatcgaacaacaaccaccatcagcagcatcattaCGCGAAGCAgcgccacagcaacagcatgAGCTCGTCGTCCAGCGGACAGACCAGCCCACCGCTGAGCCCACCGTACGGTGCTGCCGCCGGCGGTTTCCTCAACCACCAGCAAAATCTCGCCAgataccagcagcagcagcatccccaTGGaccgcaccagcagcagcagcagcacggtggcAACAACTTTTACCCATCCCAGCCCCAGCAGTACTTCCCCTGGGACAACCAGTTCGTCAACAACAAGGTGCGCACCCAATGTTAA